The following coding sequences lie in one Arthrobacter sp. PGP41 genomic window:
- a CDS encoding Y-family DNA polymerase: protein MSRPGLMRQMPQIAHVDVNCFYASAERAFDPSLEGKPLVVLSNNDGCAVTRSPEAKALGIAVGEPWFKLAPRAKEWGLVARSSNYELYGDISARVMELLARYSAWLEVYSIDEAFLGVKGSPEQLLALGRTMKDIVRRNVGVPVCVGIAPTKTLAKLSNKWAKNNPVFAGVCHWDSVPAPLREELLRRLPVEEIWGIAGRLTRRLNAIGIHSILDLSRAHPVAIRDKFSVVVMRTVLELNGTPCIPMEEERIGRDQLIFSRSFSAPVTTAAGLRQVLSVYGQHASARLANHGLQAKVLTASAGTSPFSGHEQAHPSVCVVLPMPTADPLLLTKAAHALLPTIRDGLKYVKVGLMLTDLRPSGNQSPLELFENPHEERHIGTLLEDVSNRFGRASIGLGHAGIRSGLDWTMKRTMRSPRYTTHWDELPLVRAA from the coding sequence ATGTCTAGGCCGGGCCTCATGCGGCAGATGCCGCAGATCGCCCATGTGGACGTGAACTGCTTCTACGCCTCCGCCGAGCGCGCGTTCGATCCCTCGCTGGAGGGCAAGCCGCTGGTGGTCCTGTCCAACAACGACGGCTGCGCGGTGACCCGTTCCCCCGAAGCCAAAGCCTTAGGCATTGCCGTGGGAGAGCCCTGGTTCAAGCTCGCACCCCGCGCCAAGGAATGGGGCTTGGTGGCCAGGTCCAGCAACTATGAGCTCTATGGCGACATCAGCGCCCGGGTGATGGAACTGCTGGCCAGGTATTCCGCGTGGCTTGAGGTCTACAGCATCGACGAAGCCTTCCTCGGAGTGAAGGGCAGCCCGGAGCAGCTGCTGGCGCTGGGCAGGACCATGAAGGATATAGTCCGCCGGAACGTTGGCGTGCCGGTGTGTGTCGGGATTGCGCCCACCAAAACGCTGGCCAAGCTGTCCAATAAGTGGGCCAAGAACAATCCCGTGTTTGCGGGGGTCTGCCACTGGGACAGCGTCCCGGCGCCCCTGCGGGAGGAACTGCTGAGGCGCCTGCCCGTGGAGGAGATCTGGGGCATCGCCGGGCGCCTGACCAGGCGCCTGAACGCCATCGGCATCCACTCCATCCTGGACCTCAGCCGGGCCCACCCTGTTGCCATCCGGGATAAGTTCTCCGTTGTGGTGATGCGCACCGTCCTGGAACTGAACGGCACGCCCTGCATCCCCATGGAAGAGGAACGCATCGGCCGGGACCAGCTGATCTTTTCCCGCTCCTTCTCCGCTCCGGTCACCACCGCGGCCGGGCTGCGGCAGGTCCTCAGCGTCTACGGCCAGCATGCGAGCGCCCGGCTCGCGAATCACGGGCTGCAGGCCAAAGTCCTCACCGCATCCGCTGGCACGTCCCCCTTCAGCGGGCACGAACAGGCCCACCCGTCGGTGTGCGTCGTACTGCCGATGCCCACGGCGGATCCGCTCCTGCTCACCAAGGCGGCGCACGCCCTGCTGCCCACCATCCGGGACGGCCTCAAGTACGTCAAAGTGGGGCTTATGCTCACGGACCTGCGCCCCTCCGGCAACCAGTCCCCGCTGGAACTGTTCGAGAACCCGCACGAGGAACGCCACATCGGCACCCTGCTTGAAGACGTCAGCAACCGTTTTGGCCGGGCCTCCATCGGGTTGGGGCACGCCGGCATCAGGTCCGGCCTGGACTGGACCATGAAGCGCACCATGCGGTCGCCCCGGTACACGACGCATTGGGACGAGCTCCCCCTCGTCAGGGCTGCGTAG
- a CDS encoding three-helix bundle dimerization domain-containing protein, which produces MTNEPEVRALMAVVDRLAERFPEEPRSVIENVVAEEHRVLDDGPIRDYVPVLVERAARLRLTQH; this is translated from the coding sequence ATGACAAACGAACCCGAAGTGCGGGCCCTCATGGCTGTTGTCGATCGGCTGGCGGAGCGCTTCCCCGAGGAACCGCGCTCCGTCATTGAAAACGTGGTCGCCGAAGAACACCGCGTCCTCGATGACGGCCCTATCCGGGACTACGTGCCGGTCCTGGTGGAACGGGCTGCAAGGCTCCGTTTGACCCAGCATTAG
- a CDS encoding LexA family protein encodes MGVIVGPRVIDAGVSLFSVLISPVPVAAGFPSPAQDYFDGRIDLNAHLIKDITSTYVVRVTGDSMEGAGISDGDELIVNRALEPKDGSVVVAVLDGELTVKRLRLTGTGVVLQAENPRYPDIRVQALSELTIWGVATRCLHHV; translated from the coding sequence GTGGGCGTAATTGTCGGTCCCCGCGTGATAGATGCGGGCGTCTCATTATTCTCGGTGCTGATCTCGCCCGTGCCGGTGGCCGCGGGCTTTCCGTCACCGGCACAGGACTACTTCGATGGCCGGATCGATCTCAATGCCCACCTGATCAAGGACATCACCAGCACCTACGTTGTCAGGGTGACCGGCGACTCGATGGAAGGCGCGGGGATCAGCGACGGGGATGAGCTGATCGTGAACCGGGCACTGGAACCCAAGGATGGATCCGTCGTCGTCGCCGTCCTGGACGGCGAGCTGACCGTCAAGCGCCTGCGCCTCACCGGGACCGGGGTGGTGCTGCAGGCCGAGAACCCGAGGTACCCGGATATCCGGGTCCAGGCGCTGTCCGAACTGACCATCTGGGGCGTTGCAACCAGGTGCCTGCACCATGTCTAG